The following proteins come from a genomic window of Vicinamibacterales bacterium:
- a CDS encoding VTT domain-containing protein — protein sequence MTALQLHNPRIRYSLFALWLLVVAGALYLYFFKRDAVQGELQDALSVSFWAAAITYLLIGSFRAFTLVPATFPLLIAMPFFDPWVLLALTIPCIAISSSVCYWFAEVLHMDELFERKYPKQITKLKTALQTYQLPIIIGWSFFLFLPTDLICYVCGSLKINYKKFLFGVVVGEGTVYAIYIFLGDWVLRR from the coding sequence GTGACCGCACTCCAGCTGCACAACCCGCGCATCCGCTATTCCCTCTTCGCGCTCTGGCTGCTGGTCGTGGCCGGGGCGCTGTACCTGTACTTCTTCAAGCGCGACGCGGTGCAGGGCGAGCTGCAGGATGCGCTCTCGGTGTCCTTCTGGGCGGCGGCGATCACCTACCTGCTGATTGGCTCGTTCCGGGCGTTCACGCTGGTGCCGGCCACCTTCCCGCTGCTGATCGCGATGCCGTTCTTCGACCCGTGGGTGCTGCTGGCGCTCACCATTCCCTGCATCGCCATCTCGTCGTCGGTCTGTTACTGGTTCGCCGAGGTCCTGCACATGGACGAGCTCTTCGAGCGCAAGTATCCAAAGCAGATCACGAAGCTGAAGACCGCGCTGCAAACCTACCAGTTGCCGATCATCATCGGCTGGAGCTTCTTCCTGTTCCTGCCGACCGACCTGATCTGCTACGTGTGCGGGTCGCTGAAGATCAACTACAAGAAGTTTCTGTTCGGCGTGGTCGTTGGCGAGGGCACCGTCTACGCGATCTACATCTTTCTTGGCGACTGGGTGTTGCGCCGCTAG
- a CDS encoding TonB-dependent receptor — protein sequence MRARVLAFLIFSLLAVSVGAASAQDASLAGTIVDGTKAALPGATVTATMIDTGRVATTVSDERGEYRLRGLQAGRYKVQAELSGFSTVIIPDIELLVGQNRSLPFAMQVASLSETLTVTGEAPLVDVSSTQVAGNVDRRQMEELPLQGRNWMELAMQVKGITANAVDTTPGVRDRQFQLNLDGQEITQQVAGSGFGQPKFSREAIAEFQVVTNLFDITQGRSLGIQVQAISRSGTNNYDGSVYGYFRDDQWNAKDFIANRVLPYANQQLGVAFGGPVIKDKAHFFLSFERENEPNTILAAPAALPGQSFSFDTKLIQNSFLGRGDWQVRPTDHLTVRASYWDWGNDFTQVAGTEHPSQAAARYRKAVNVVGTWAKVLNNTTLQEVKIGYTHFDWQNLLASSKLENTANYVFPGLTIGQRRNYPQEFFQNTISARYDLSKTWGRHDSKIGGEFLRWHDTGQWQLLSRGEFIFNSIPADINRRIPFDAWDDPSRWDLTGLDATVQRFDQNFGDWTIDIPRPTWAVWFGDTWRMSDSFTVNYGVRWDADWGALDPPLITTQAKFNPAGGVSQYQDIDLQGGDLLYPNNLRDIGSVAPRAGFTWNVGGNGTWVIRGGSGLYYSIPDSNTTFSIQSFNGERILVNSFPNDGRPGFLTDPTRGITQADIQSGKVPLPAQSPRVIAHDYQMPSTWQSIIGFQGQIGPQLGIEADFTHWKGYHFARQRDPNLFFNPATGYNRTPAQGRPDPAYGQIQWLESNGSADYAAISSGITRRYRNNWQASMSYTYMLFANDDTTNFQYQGNNPFDPDAEWARSTEFQRHTLRFNGIWKLPYDLSLSGAYLFGSGNYYATTYAANPFGGTGTNRYVTVPLTVRSAALERFDGNATYAVGEIVPRNALKGLPLHRIDLRVSKDLKLPAGMKLTGIAEVFNITNHKNYGAYNAQVNSTTFGDPRQNLLNAYQPRVMQLAAKLSF from the coding sequence ATGCGTGCCCGCGTCCTCGCGTTTCTGATCTTTTCCCTATTGGCGGTTTCGGTGGGCGCGGCGTCAGCCCAGGATGCCTCGCTGGCGGGCACCATCGTCGACGGCACCAAGGCGGCGTTGCCCGGCGCCACCGTCACGGCGACGATGATCGACACCGGCCGCGTCGCGACCACCGTATCGGACGAGCGCGGCGAGTACCGCCTCCGCGGCCTGCAGGCCGGCCGCTACAAGGTCCAGGCCGAACTCTCCGGTTTCTCCACCGTCATCATTCCCGACATCGAGTTGCTCGTCGGCCAGAACCGCTCGCTGCCGTTTGCGATGCAGGTGGCGTCGTTGTCGGAGACGCTGACCGTCACCGGCGAAGCGCCGCTGGTGGACGTCAGCTCCACACAGGTGGCCGGCAACGTCGACCGCCGGCAGATGGAAGAGCTGCCGCTACAGGGCCGCAACTGGATGGAGCTGGCGATGCAGGTGAAGGGCATCACGGCGAATGCGGTTGACACGACCCCCGGCGTGCGCGACCGGCAGTTTCAGCTCAACCTCGACGGCCAGGAGATCACGCAGCAGGTCGCCGGTTCGGGATTCGGCCAGCCGAAGTTCAGCCGCGAAGCGATTGCCGAGTTCCAGGTCGTCACCAATCTGTTCGATATCACGCAGGGCCGCTCGCTCGGCATCCAGGTGCAGGCCATCTCGCGCTCCGGCACCAACAACTACGACGGCAGTGTCTATGGCTACTTCCGCGACGACCAGTGGAACGCCAAGGACTTCATCGCCAATCGCGTGCTGCCCTACGCCAACCAGCAATTGGGCGTCGCGTTCGGTGGGCCGGTGATCAAGGACAAGGCGCACTTCTTCCTCTCGTTCGAGCGCGAGAACGAGCCCAACACGATTCTCGCGGCGCCGGCGGCGCTGCCAGGCCAGTCGTTCAGCTTCGACACCAAGCTGATTCAGAACAGCTTCCTCGGCCGCGGCGACTGGCAGGTGCGGCCGACCGATCACCTCACGGTGCGCGCGTCCTACTGGGACTGGGGTAACGATTTCACGCAGGTGGCCGGCACCGAGCATCCGTCACAGGCGGCCGCGCGCTATCGCAAGGCCGTCAACGTGGTCGGGACCTGGGCCAAGGTGCTGAACAACACGACGCTGCAGGAAGTGAAAATCGGCTACACCCACTTCGACTGGCAGAACCTGCTGGCGTCGAGCAAGCTGGAGAACACGGCGAACTACGTCTTCCCGGGCCTGACCATCGGCCAGCGCCGCAATTACCCGCAGGAGTTCTTCCAGAACACGATCAGCGCGCGCTACGACCTGTCGAAGACCTGGGGCCGCCACGATTCGAAGATCGGCGGCGAGTTCCTGCGGTGGCACGATACCGGCCAATGGCAGCTGCTGTCGCGTGGTGAGTTCATCTTCAACTCGATCCCGGCGGACATCAATCGCCGCATTCCCTTCGATGCCTGGGACGATCCCTCGCGGTGGGACCTCACCGGCCTCGATGCCACCGTCCAGCGCTTCGACCAGAACTTCGGCGACTGGACCATCGACATCCCGCGGCCGACCTGGGCGGTGTGGTTCGGCGACACCTGGCGGATGAGCGATTCGTTCACCGTGAACTACGGCGTCCGCTGGGACGCCGACTGGGGCGCGCTCGACCCGCCGCTGATCACGACCCAGGCCAAGTTCAACCCCGCCGGCGGCGTGTCGCAGTACCAGGACATCGACCTCCAGGGCGGGGATCTCCTGTATCCGAATAACCTGCGCGACATCGGCAGCGTCGCGCCACGCGCCGGCTTCACCTGGAACGTTGGCGGCAACGGCACCTGGGTGATCCGCGGCGGCAGCGGGCTCTACTACAGCATCCCCGACTCCAACACGACGTTCAGTATCCAGTCGTTCAACGGCGAGCGCATCCTCGTGAACTCCTTCCCCAACGACGGCCGGCCCGGGTTCCTCACGGATCCGACGCGCGGCATCACCCAGGCCGACATCCAGTCCGGCAAGGTGCCGCTGCCGGCGCAGAGCCCGCGGGTGATCGCGCACGACTACCAGATGCCGTCCACGTGGCAGAGCATCATCGGCTTCCAGGGCCAGATTGGCCCGCAACTGGGCATCGAAGCCGACTTCACGCACTGGAAGGGCTACCACTTCGCGCGCCAGCGCGATCCGAACCTGTTCTTCAACCCGGCCACCGGCTACAACCGCACCCCGGCGCAGGGACGCCCCGACCCGGCCTACGGTCAGATCCAGTGGCTCGAGTCGAACGGCAGCGCCGACTACGCCGCCATCTCGAGCGGCATCACGCGCCGCTACCGCAACAACTGGCAGGCCTCGATGTCGTACACCTACATGCTGTTCGCCAACGACGACACCACGAACTTCCAGTATCAGGGCAACAACCCCTTCGATCCGGATGCCGAATGGGCCCGCTCCACGGAGTTCCAGCGGCACACGCTCCGCTTCAACGGCATCTGGAAGCTGCCCTACGACCTCTCGCTGTCGGGCGCCTACCTGTTCGGGTCCGGCAACTACTACGCGACGACCTACGCGGCCAACCCGTTCGGCGGCACCGGCACCAACCGCTACGTGACAGTGCCGTTGACGGTCAGGTCGGCGGCGCTCGAGCGCTTCGACGGCAACGCCACCTACGCCGTTGGCGAAATCGTGCCGCGCAACGCCCTCAAGGGCTTGCCGCTGCACCGCATCGACCTGCGGGTGTCGAAAGACCTGAAGCTGCCGGCGGGGATGAAACTGACCGGCATCGCCGAGGTGTTCAACATCACCAATCACAAGAATTACGGCGCCTACAACGCGCAGGTGAATTCGACGACGTTTGGCGATCCGCGGCAGAACCTGCTGAACGCGTATCAGCCGCGCGTGATGCAGCTGGCCGCCAAGCTGAGCTTCTAG
- a CDS encoding DUF485 domain-containing protein — protein sequence MSDSASRLVTLSAARWRLSIILTAAMTLIYVGFILLIAFDKELLGTVLVPGLSLGILLGVLVIVAAWLLIMVYVRWTNANYDVAVAEIRRAHREGR from the coding sequence ATGAGCGACTCCGCCTCCCGGCTCGTCACGCTGTCCGCCGCCCGCTGGCGGCTCTCGATCATCCTCACCGCGGCGATGACGCTGATCTACGTCGGCTTCATCCTGCTGATCGCTTTCGACAAGGAACTGCTCGGCACGGTGCTGGTCCCCGGCCTCAGCCTGGGGATCCTGCTCGGCGTGCTGGTGATCGTGGCGGCGTGGCTGCTGATCATGGTGTACGTGCGCTGGACCAACGCCAACTACGACGTCGCCGTGGCCGAGATTCGCCGCGCGCACCGGGAGGGACGCTAG
- a CDS encoding sodium/solute symporter (Members of the Solute:Sodium Symporter (SSS), TC 2.A.21 as described in tcdb.org, catalyze solute:Na+ symport. Known solutes for members of the family include sugars, amino acids, nucleosides, inositols, vitamins, urea or anions, depending on the system.): MPQSGQPNIIAMSGFVIFIALSLVITWFAARRTRSTRDFYAAGGSVTALQNGLALAGDYMSAASFLGIAGLVALSGFDGLIYSIGFLVGWPVVVCLIAEPLRNLGRFTFSDAVAFRLRQTPVRVASAAGSLAVIAFYLIAQMVGAGNLIRLLFGLDYEIAVAIVGVVMLAYVLFGGMIATTWVQIVKAVLLLSGAFLLAMMVLARFSFNPLALFAAAAEQYGPAVLAPGRLVSDPIDAMSLGLALMFGTAGLPHILMRFYTVPDGRTARVSVAYATGIIGAFYLLTFVLGFGAMVLVGQDAIRGVDAGGNMAAPLLAEVVGGQAFLGFIAAVAFATILAVVAGLTLAGAAALSHDIYVNVFRHGHAPEKEQLLVARYATIVLALVAIGLGIVFKGQNVAYMVGLAFAIAASANFPALILSMFWRPFTTRGAQASILFGTAATLALIWMSPTIQIDLLKNTTAYFPYRNPGLFTIPLSFVIGIIVSLASPEPAAVAGFPALERQIHFGAADDAA; encoded by the coding sequence GTGCCGCAGTCGGGTCAGCCCAACATCATCGCGATGTCGGGCTTCGTCATCTTCATTGCGCTGTCGCTCGTCATCACCTGGTTCGCCGCCCGCCGCACCCGCAGCACCAGGGACTTCTACGCCGCCGGCGGCTCAGTCACCGCGTTGCAGAACGGGCTGGCGCTGGCGGGCGACTACATGAGCGCCGCCAGCTTTCTCGGCATCGCCGGGCTGGTGGCCCTGTCCGGCTTCGATGGCCTGATCTACTCCATCGGCTTCCTGGTCGGCTGGCCGGTCGTCGTCTGCCTGATCGCGGAGCCGCTGCGCAACCTCGGGCGCTTCACCTTCAGCGACGCGGTGGCGTTTCGCCTGCGGCAGACGCCGGTGCGGGTGGCCTCCGCGGCCGGCAGCCTCGCCGTGATTGCCTTCTACCTGATCGCCCAGATGGTGGGTGCCGGCAACCTCATTCGACTGCTGTTCGGGCTCGACTACGAAATCGCCGTCGCCATTGTCGGCGTGGTCATGCTGGCGTACGTGCTGTTTGGCGGGATGATCGCCACGACGTGGGTGCAGATCGTGAAGGCGGTGCTGCTGCTCTCGGGCGCGTTCCTGCTGGCGATGATGGTGCTGGCCCGGTTCTCGTTCAATCCCCTGGCGCTGTTCGCCGCCGCCGCCGAGCAATACGGCCCCGCGGTGCTGGCGCCCGGCCGGCTGGTGTCGGATCCGATCGACGCGATGTCGTTGGGCCTGGCGCTGATGTTCGGCACCGCCGGGCTGCCGCACATCCTGATGCGCTTCTACACGGTTCCCGACGGGCGCACGGCCCGCGTCTCGGTGGCCTACGCCACGGGGATCATCGGCGCCTTCTACCTGCTCACGTTCGTCCTCGGCTTCGGCGCCATGGTCCTGGTCGGCCAGGACGCCATCCGCGGCGTGGATGCCGGCGGCAACATGGCCGCGCCGCTGCTGGCCGAAGTGGTCGGCGGCCAGGCCTTCCTGGGCTTCATCGCCGCGGTGGCATTCGCCACCATCCTCGCCGTGGTCGCCGGCCTCACGCTGGCCGGCGCGGCGGCGCTGTCGCACGACATCTACGTGAACGTGTTCCGCCACGGCCACGCCCCCGAGAAGGAGCAGTTGCTGGTCGCGCGCTACGCCACCATCGTGCTCGCGTTGGTGGCGATCGGGCTGGGCATCGTGTTCAAGGGACAGAACGTCGCCTACATGGTGGGGCTCGCCTTCGCGATTGCCGCCAGCGCCAACTTCCCGGCCCTGATCCTGTCGATGTTCTGGAGGCCGTTCACGACGCGCGGGGCGCAAGCGTCGATCCTGTTCGGCACGGCAGCGACCCTGGCGTTGATCTGGATGTCGCCGACCATCCAGATCGACCTGTTGAAGAACACCACCGCTTACTTCCCCTATCGCAACCCCGGCCTCTTCACCATTCCGCTGTCGTTCGTCATCGGCATCATCGTCTCGCTGGCCTCACCCGAGCCGGCCGCCGTCGCCGGCTTCCCGGCCCTCGAGCGGCAGATCCATTTCGGCGCGGCCGACGACGCGGCATAA
- a CDS encoding LamG-like jellyroll fold domain-containing protein yields MLRRHLPAMTVRPVRASRWLITVLLVAVSLPAAGRRDWYGVGTPVGYADSSLVAAFNFDEGTGLAVEDVSGQDNHGVVSGAAWSTTAKYGKALSFDGVNDMVSIADAASLDLTTAFTLEAWVRPTTTTGWRTVLMKEVPGELAYTLYANSSPARPSTWVRTGGISKSAIGGTRLTANAWTHLAATYDGATLRLHVNGVSAAATAVTGSIQASTDPFRIGGNAVWGEYFKGQIDDVRVYNRVLAAAEIQADMATPVSAVNDTTPPTVAVTAPADGSALAGTITVTATAADDTAVGGVQFYLDGAVLGAEDTTSPYSVSWNTKAAANGAHTLSAGAHDAAGNTAVSGSVSVTVNNPPQLVILQPASGSSVSGTTVPISYTTQGDLAEVNHVHFVLDAGGTLMDMSFDGAYQISGVSSGTHTLNGSLARANHSKIDGSDAVAVTFTTSTPDLTPPSVALTLPAPGATATGLTTVRADAADNVAVAGVQFLLDGSNLGAEDTQPPYEIAWDSRLTADGGHALAARARDGSANNATSPPVDITVSNGGGPAVTGQWSAPFSMPIVAIHQALLPTGKVLMWDAADFTSAPPVLWDPATGAYLNQPQTSTDLFCAGHAMLADGRLLMMGGDTRTVGLGVNDVNVFNPATSTWSTAPGMAYRRWYPTATTLSDGRVFVLSGYDDCYSPSCIVGRPEIFDPATMGWTSMPTADYVIPTYPFLFGLPDGRIISAGSYEGTVDTRVLDLSTGTWTVMDPNPIDAGSAVMYASGKIMKAGKWANSDAPFVAAHGNTYVLDTNQASPSWRSTAAMNFPRAYNMLTLLPDGTTLATGGSRSTDPASAAQAVFEAEVWSPLAETWTPLARSQKPRLYHGTSMLLPDGRVLVAGSGRYGSPEQLNGEVFSPPYLFKGPRPAIASAPAIVQHGRSFFVGTAATDVAAVTMIRIGAMTHSFNSDQRFLDLPFTPGEGGLTVDGPVNVHTAPPGYYLLFLLNSNGVPSIGSFVRVPATTEDTEPPTAPTGLSAAGGLAQTALSWTAATDNVAVSGYRVHRSNTAGFTPADGNLVGQTASTTFVDTGLAAGTHYYRVIARDAADLRSDPSNEAAAVVTSDGEAPTVAITTPVPGATVSGSVTVAAGAADNVAVAGVRFLLDGAALGAEDASAPYAITWNTGTATPGAHQLTAVVRDGSGNTTTSVAIAVTVTSPAPVGLVLAMGFNEGAGTTAADSSGLANGGALSNATWTASGRFGSALTFNGSSSWVTVADANSLDFTTGMTLSAWVRPTSVSGDYRTVMLKERAPGLSYALYGTDGASRPPAGYINTGGSDLAAIGPSNLAVNTWTHLALSYDGATMRLYVNGSLANSRSAAGSIQTSTGALRIGGNGVWGEYFAGSIDEVRAYNRALTQAEIQADLNTPVSGAPATGAWTLSGTISPAATGAGSTVTLAGAASAAVTADAGGNYSFAGLPNGSYTVTPAKSGVTFLPAARSETINGANLASVDFASTTGGDEFTALWPVNGDLDRYHIQLVASPIAATFVPDGNADWFVVMATFKPAGQQ; encoded by the coding sequence ATGTTGCGACGCCACCTGCCGGCCATGACCGTTCGACCCGTTCGCGCTTCTCGCTGGCTGATCACCGTGCTGCTCGTCGCGGTGAGCCTGCCGGCCGCCGGACGGCGAGACTGGTACGGCGTGGGAACGCCGGTCGGTTACGCCGACAGCAGCCTGGTGGCCGCGTTCAACTTCGATGAAGGAACCGGGCTCGCGGTCGAAGACGTGTCCGGCCAGGACAATCACGGCGTCGTCTCGGGCGCGGCCTGGTCCACCACCGCGAAATACGGCAAGGCGCTGTCGTTCGATGGCGTCAACGACATGGTGTCGATCGCGGATGCGGCGTCGCTGGACCTGACCACCGCCTTCACGCTCGAAGCCTGGGTCAGGCCAACGACCACGACCGGCTGGCGGACCGTGTTGATGAAGGAAGTGCCGGGTGAGCTCGCCTACACGTTGTACGCCAACAGCAGCCCGGCGCGACCCTCGACGTGGGTGAGGACCGGCGGCATCTCGAAGTCGGCCATTGGCGGCACCAGGCTCACCGCGAATGCATGGACGCACTTGGCCGCCACCTACGACGGCGCCACATTGCGGCTTCACGTCAACGGCGTCAGCGCCGCGGCGACGGCGGTCACCGGCAGCATCCAGGCCTCGACCGACCCCTTCCGCATAGGCGGCAACGCCGTGTGGGGCGAGTACTTCAAAGGGCAAATCGACGACGTCCGCGTCTACAACCGCGTCCTGGCTGCCGCGGAGATCCAGGCCGACATGGCCACGCCGGTGTCGGCCGTGAACGACACCACGCCACCGACGGTGGCGGTCACGGCTCCGGCCGACGGGTCCGCGCTCGCGGGCACGATCACCGTCACCGCCACCGCCGCCGACGACACCGCGGTTGGCGGCGTCCAGTTCTACCTCGATGGCGCGGTGCTGGGCGCCGAAGACACCACATCACCGTACTCGGTGTCGTGGAACACGAAGGCGGCCGCGAACGGCGCGCACACCCTCTCCGCGGGAGCGCACGATGCGGCCGGTAACACCGCCGTGTCGGGCAGCGTCAGCGTGACGGTCAACAACCCGCCGCAGCTCGTGATCCTGCAGCCCGCCTCCGGCTCCAGCGTCTCCGGCACCACCGTCCCGATTTCGTACACCACGCAGGGCGACCTTGCCGAGGTCAATCACGTGCACTTCGTGCTGGACGCCGGCGGTACGTTGATGGACATGAGCTTCGACGGCGCCTACCAGATCAGCGGCGTATCGTCGGGGACTCACACCCTGAACGGCTCTCTGGCCCGAGCCAACCACTCGAAGATCGACGGCAGCGACGCGGTGGCGGTGACCTTCACGACCAGCACGCCCGACCTCACGCCGCCATCGGTGGCGCTGACCTTGCCCGCGCCGGGCGCCACGGCCACGGGCCTGACCACGGTGCGCGCCGACGCCGCCGACAACGTCGCCGTCGCCGGCGTGCAGTTCCTGCTGGACGGCAGCAACCTCGGCGCTGAGGACACGCAGCCGCCTTACGAGATCGCCTGGGATTCGCGATTGACGGCCGATGGTGGCCACGCGCTCGCGGCTCGCGCGCGCGATGGCAGCGCCAACAACGCCACCTCACCGCCGGTCGATATCACGGTGTCGAATGGCGGAGGCCCCGCGGTGACCGGCCAATGGTCGGCGCCGTTCAGCATGCCAATCGTCGCCATTCACCAGGCGCTGCTGCCGACCGGCAAGGTGCTGATGTGGGACGCGGCGGACTTCACCAGCGCTCCGCCCGTCCTGTGGGATCCGGCCACGGGCGCGTACCTGAACCAGCCGCAAACCAGCACGGACCTGTTCTGCGCCGGGCACGCCATGCTGGCGGATGGGCGCCTGCTGATGATGGGCGGCGACACGCGGACCGTCGGCCTGGGCGTCAACGACGTCAACGTGTTCAACCCGGCCACATCGACGTGGAGCACGGCGCCCGGCATGGCCTACCGGCGCTGGTACCCGACGGCGACCACGCTCTCGGACGGCCGCGTCTTCGTCCTCTCCGGCTACGACGACTGCTACAGCCCCAGCTGCATCGTCGGCCGCCCGGAGATCTTCGATCCCGCGACGATGGGCTGGACGTCGATGCCGACGGCAGACTACGTCATCCCGACTTATCCGTTCCTGTTCGGGCTGCCCGATGGCCGGATCATTAGCGCCGGTTCCTACGAGGGCACCGTGGACACGCGCGTGCTCGACCTGTCTACCGGCACGTGGACCGTGATGGATCCCAACCCGATCGACGCGGGCAGCGCCGTGATGTATGCGTCCGGCAAGATCATGAAGGCTGGCAAGTGGGCCAACTCGGACGCGCCGTTCGTGGCCGCGCACGGCAACACCTACGTGCTCGACACCAACCAGGCGTCGCCGAGTTGGCGCAGCACGGCGGCCATGAACTTCCCGCGCGCCTACAACATGCTGACGCTGCTCCCCGACGGCACCACGCTGGCGACGGGCGGAAGCCGATCGACGGACCCGGCCTCCGCGGCGCAGGCGGTCTTCGAAGCGGAGGTCTGGTCGCCACTCGCCGAAACGTGGACCCCGCTGGCGCGCAGTCAGAAGCCGCGGCTGTACCACGGCACGTCGATGCTGCTGCCCGACGGCCGGGTGCTCGTCGCCGGCAGCGGCCGCTACGGAAGCCCGGAGCAGTTGAACGGCGAAGTGTTCTCGCCGCCGTACCTGTTCAAGGGACCCCGGCCGGCGATCGCCTCGGCACCGGCGATCGTCCAGCATGGCCGTTCGTTCTTCGTGGGAACCGCGGCCACCGACGTGGCGGCCGTCACGATGATCCGGATTGGCGCGATGACCCACTCGTTCAACTCGGACCAGCGCTTCCTCGACCTGCCGTTCACGCCGGGTGAGGGCGGGCTGACGGTGGACGGTCCAGTGAACGTCCACACGGCTCCTCCGGGTTACTACCTCCTGTTCCTGTTGAACAGCAACGGCGTGCCGTCGATCGGCTCCTTCGTGCGAGTGCCGGCGACGACCGAAGACACGGAGCCGCCGACGGCGCCGACGGGACTGTCGGCGGCCGGCGGGCTGGCGCAGACGGCGTTGTCGTGGACCGCGGCGACCGACAACGTAGCCGTGTCCGGCTACCGGGTCCACCGCTCCAACACCGCGGGATTCACCCCGGCCGACGGCAACCTGGTTGGCCAGACGGCGTCCACGACGTTTGTTGACACCGGCCTGGCCGCGGGCACGCACTACTATCGCGTGATTGCTCGCGATGCCGCGGACCTCCGCAGCGACCCATCCAACGAAGCCGCGGCCGTGGTCACGTCGGATGGCGAGGCGCCCACCGTGGCGATCACCACACCCGTGCCTGGCGCCACCGTCTCGGGCTCGGTGACGGTCGCGGCCGGCGCCGCCGACAACGTCGCAGTGGCCGGCGTGCGCTTCCTGCTCGACGGCGCGGCACTGGGAGCCGAAGACGCCAGCGCGCCATACGCGATCACCTGGAACACCGGCACCGCGACGCCGGGCGCGCACCAGCTGACAGCCGTCGTCCGCGACGGGTCTGGCAACACCACGACCTCGGTCGCCATCGCGGTCACGGTGACAAGCCCGGCGCCAGTGGGCCTGGTGCTGGCGATGGGGTTCAACGAGGGCGCTGGAACGACGGCGGCCGACTCGTCGGGCCTCGCCAATGGCGGAGCCCTCTCGAACGCGACCTGGACCGCGTCGGGCCGCTTCGGCTCGGCGCTGACCTTCAACGGCAGCAGCAGCTGGGTGACGGTGGCCGACGCCAACTCGCTCGACTTCACAACGGGGATGACGCTGTCGGCGTGGGTCAGGCCGACGAGCGTGTCAGGCGACTACCGGACGGTGATGCTGAAGGAACGCGCGCCGGGCCTGTCGTACGCGCTCTACGGGACCGACGGCGCGTCGCGGCCGCCGGCCGGTTACATCAACACCGGCGGGTCCGACCTCGCGGCCATCGGGCCGTCGAACCTGGCCGTCAACACCTGGACCCACCTCGCGCTGAGCTACGACGGCGCGACGATGCGGCTCTACGTCAACGGATCCCTCGCCAACAGCCGCAGCGCCGCCGGATCAATCCAGACCTCGACGGGCGCGCTGCGAATCGGCGGCAACGGCGTGTGGGGTGAGTACTTCGCCGGATCGATTGACGAGGTACGGGCCTACAACCGCGCCTTGACGCAGGCCGAGATCCAGGCCGACCTGAACACGCCGGTGAGCGGCGCACCGGCCACTGGCGCGTGGACCCTGTCGGGCACGATCAGTCCGGCTGCGACTGGCGCGGGATCCACGGTGACGCTGGCGGGTGCGGCCAGTGCCGCGGTGACGGCGGATGCCGGCGGCAACTACAGCTTCGCGGGGCTGCCGAACGGGTCGTACACGGTCACACCAGCGAAGAGCGGCGTGACCTTCCTCCCTGCCGCCAGGTCCGAGACCATCAACGGCGCCAACCTCGCGAGCGTGGATTTCGCGTCCACCACCGGCGGTGATGAGTTCACGGCGCTCTGGCCGGTCAATGGCGATCTCGACCGATACCACATCCAGCTGGTGGCGAGCCCGATTGCGGCGACGTTCGTGCCGGATGGCAACGCGGATTGGTTCGTGGTGATGGCGACCTTCAAGCCGGCCGGACAGCAATAG